A single Fusarium oxysporum Fo47 chromosome IV, complete sequence DNA region contains:
- a CDS encoding Sec63 complex subunit SEC62, translating into MSEQPPQPGPQPGQIPMPQPGQRPTPEQIQAMQRQLAIDAEKNGMTVPEFIEHIKRQAQEQMRMRAQQQQQGHDHDHDHNGHSHDHGQPPQQGRAQPITPGPPNPKAIALASFLRGQDLKPRTVILNGERKDMFRVKRALRALQSPAYEKARKKNPLLPEITDRASLENTFKLLPLSMLALRVSKVEPQAGPNGKKPKRVKGQWTVKIEQQQEAKDDMYYCWLWEGSQLKRKIYAGLALLAIFAIVLYPLWPLVLRQGVYYLSWGLLGLLGLFFLMAIFRVILFCITYFTTPPGLWLFPNLWEDVSFMDSFRPVWAWHETEKKKKKKKSAAPATTPNPAFAAATGQVNTSATTTGTDTQVKTGDVQQRHYEAPRVEELDDDE; encoded by the exons ATGTCTGAGCAACCTCCCCAGCCAGGCCCCCAGCCTGGGCAGATTCCCATGCCGCAACCTGGGCAGCGACCTACACCCGAGCAGATCCAGGCAATGCAGCGCCAACTCGCCattgatgctgagaagaacgGCATGACTGTCCCTGAATTTATCGAGCATATCAAGAGACAAGCGCAAGAGCAAATGAGAATGCGCGcgcaacagcaacagcaaggTCATGATCACGACCACGATCACAACGGCCATTCTCATGATCACGGTCAACCTCCCCAGCAGGGTCGCGCCCAGCCTATTACGCCGGGGCCCCCCAACCCCAAGGCTATTGCTCTTGCCTCGTTCCTTCGAGGCCAGGATCTCAAGCCCAGAACTGTGATTCTGAACGGCGAGCGAAAGGACATGTTTCGAG TCAAGCGAGCCCTCCGAGCTCTTCAGTCCCCCGCATATGAGAAAGCCCGCAAGAAGAACCCTCTTCTCCCAGAAATCACCGACCGAGCTTCTCTCGAGAACACCTTCAAGCTGCTACCCCTGAGCATGCTTGCCCTCCGAGTTTCCAAGGTCGAGCCACAGGCAGGCCCGAACGGAAAGAAGCCCAAACGTGTTAAAGGACAGTGGACTGTCAAGATTGAGCAGCAACAAGAGGCAAAGGACGATATGTACTACTGCTGGCTGTGGGAAGGTAGCCAGCTCAAGCGCAAGATCTACGCTGGTCTTGCACTCCTTGCTATCTTCGCTATCGTCTTGTACCCTCTGTGGCCTCTGGTGTTGCGCCAGGGTGTCTACTACCTCAGTTGGGGACTCCTTGGTCTGCTCGGACTGTTCTTTttgatggccatctttcGTGTTATCCTGTTCTGTATCACCTACTTCACTACGCCACCTGGCCTATGGCTATTCCCCAACTTGTGGGAGGACGTTTCTTTCATGGATAGTTTCAGACCCGTTTGGGCTTGGCACGAG accgagaagaagaagaaaaagaagaagtctgCTGCCCCTGCAACCACCCCCAACCCCGCCTTCGCAGCCGCTACTGGTCAAGTTAACACGAGTGCGACTACAACTGGTACGGATACTCAGGTCAAGACTGGCGATGTGCAGCAACGGCACTACGAGGCCCCAAGAGTTGAAGAGctcgatgacgatgagtAG
- a CDS encoding tyrosyl-DNA phosphodiesterase-domain-containing protein, producing the protein MNRPVKRQRMEEPDAQTPESLQRSISPPKKRDRKSTVVKSPWQLTWIRDLPEGDNQDAVTLKDLLSDPLISECWEFNFLHDIPFLMNSFDPDTRHLVKVHLVHGFWKREDANRIALENAASEFDNIKTHIAPMPEMFGTHHSKMMILFRHDDTAQVIIHTANMIPKDWTNMSNGVWKSPLLPKLSGAQNFQASPEDHPVGSGQRFKIDLLNYLKAYDRRKIICKPLTDKLTHYDFASIKAALVASVPGKHDARDMSETSWGWAALKRCLQHVPCQDHGDSDIVVQVSSIATLGAKDDWLQKTLFEPLTRSKNPGLGRPRFKVVFPTADEIRRSLDGYASGGSIHTKIQSSQQAKQLEYLRPIFHHWANDSPRGAKLPEDTPLRDSGRKRAAPHIKTYIRSNKSSIDWGLLTSANISKQAWGEAARPTGEMRIASWEIGVLIWASRTTTLLDDPPPHHVKERLRYNAPITTLRIERCVSLTRSGRGAGVSPYGTPRGAGAHPALSSSWRVGSPLAEAALAADLAACSDDEFEDNAIDDDVSVSDLQGDPIMYRRPSGVAFGGSRPIMNPQTYDEPGLTALERKQSRNAERSLLRDNHVLPPKHGYRQEHGLFTRIYRRLFSTKIARDDEETPAVTVQPPSETDPLLGSRDDGVLPEHLNDTWEHAVAEHRIKTTWQREAKTIMTYSAPLIVTFLLQYSINVTSIFAVGRIGKLELGAVSLANMTAAITCLAPFQGLATSLDTLCAQAYGSGHKHLVGLQFQRMTCFLFVLGFPVAVLWWFSEGIIRAIVPEPESAKLAGMYLRVMIFSIPGFILFEGGKRFTQAQGLFRATTYVLLIVAPFNVFLSWLLVWKLQWGFIGAPTAVAISNNLLPIFLFLYVRFVDGRQCWGGFSRRALSNWWIMIRLALPGMIMVEAEWLAFEILTLLSSRFGPEYLAAQSVVTTITTLSYEIPFPMSIAASTRIANLIGAGLVEPAKMTGVVAFVAACIIGMFNLTIYTTMRYQLPLLFTKDDDVIDLVAAVMPIVSVMQVFDGLAAGAHGLLRGIGKQSIGGPANIIAYYALSLPCSLALAFGLDWKLSGLWLGVTVGTMSVASIEYIYLLRTDWHKAAEEAALRNAAGKGGIVDDKC; encoded by the exons ATGAATCGTCCGGTCAAACGCCAGCGAATGGAGGAGCCTGATGCCCAAACACCAGAGTCACTGCAGCGTTCTATAAGCCCCCCTAAAAAGAGGGACAGAAAATCAACTGTTGTGAAGTCCCCGTGGCAATTGACTTGGATCCGTGATCTCCCAGAGGGTGACAACCAAGATGCCGTGACTCTTAAGGACCTCCTCAGCGATCCTCTCATTTCAGAGTGTTGGGAGTTCAATTTCCTACACGATATCCCGTTTCTCATGAACTCCTTTGACCCCGACACACGCCACCTCGTCAAGGTGCACCTAGTGCACGGCTTCTGGAAGCGTGAAGATGCGAATAGGATAGCGTTGGAG AACGCAGCTTCTGAATTTGACAACATCAAAACCCATATTGCACCAATGCCAGAAATGTTCGGGACACACCATTCCAAAATGATGATTCTGTTCAGACATGATGACACTGCTCAAGTCATCATCCATACTGCTAACATGATCCCCAAGGACTGGACCAACATGTCCAACGGCGTCTGGAAATCACCTTTACTCCCTAAACTATCAGGTGCACAGAACTTTCAAGCTTCACCAGAAGATCATCCTGTTGGAAGCGGACAACGCTTCAAAATCGATCTTCTCAACTACTTGAAGGCCTATGACAGGCGTAAGATCATCTGCAAACCACTAACCGATAAGCTTACACATTATGACTTCGCAAGTATCAAAGCTGCACTAGTTGCGAGTGTACCGGGAAAGCACGACGCCCGGGATATGTCGGAAACTTCCTGGGGCTGGGCGGCTCTGAAAAGGTGTCTGCAACATGTACCATGCCAAGATCACGGTGACTCAGATATTGTTGTACAAGTTTCTTCTATTGCTACTCTGGGTGCAAAGGATGATTGGCTACAAAAGACTCTTTTTGAGCCTTTGACTCGTTCTAAAAACCCAGGCCTTGGCCGGCCCAGGTTTAAGGTTGTCTTTCCTACAGCTGATGAGATCCGGCGATCCTTAGACGGATATGCGTCAGGGGGTTCCATACATACCAAGATCCAGTCATCACAGCAGGCAAAACAATTGGAGTACCTTCGCCCAATTTTCCATCATTGGGCCAATGACTCACCCCGTGGTGCTA AACTTCCCGAAGACACCCCTTTGCGAGATAGTGGCCGCAAAAGGGCAGCACCGCATATCAAGACGTACATTCGGTCAAACAAATCGTCTATAGACTGGGGTCTTTTGACGTCAGCTAATATTTCAAAACAAGCTTGGGGCGAAGCAGCCAGACCAACAGGCGAAATGCGTATTGCATCATGGGAGATTGGTGTCTTG ATCTGGGCATCACGAACCACAACCCTTCTTGACGATCCACCCCCGCATCATGTCAAAGAGAGGCTGAGATACAATGCGCCTATCACGACATTGCGAATCGAAAGATGCGTGTCTTTGACCAGAAGTG GACGGGGAGCTGGAGTCTCGCCCTATGGCACTCCTCGTGGTGCTGGCGCACATCCTGCGCTATCATCTTCATGGCGTGTGGGCTCGCCTCTAGCTGAGGCTGCTCTGGCTGCAGATCTTGCGGCATGTTCGGATGACGAGTTCGAAGACAATGCGATTGACGACGATGTCTCTGTGTCGGACCTTCAGGGCGACCCCATCATGTATAGGCGACCCAGCGGTGTTGCTTTTGGAGGCTCGCGGCCAATTATGAACCCTCAGACGTATGATGAGCCAGGCCTGACAGCTCTAGAGAGGAAACAGTCTCGTAATGCTGAGCGTAGCTTACTGCGAGACAACCATGTTCTTCCCCCCAAGCACGGATATCGACAGGAGCATGGGCTTTTTACTCGCATCTATCGTCGTCTTTTTAGTACAAAGATTGCGCGGGATGACGAGGAGACGCCTGCTGTAACTGTGCAGCCTCCCAGCGAAACAGATCCTCTCTTGGGTTCCcgtgatgatggtgttttACCCGAACACCTCAACGATACGTGGGAGCACGCTGTTGCTGAGCATCGAATCAAGACCACTTGGCAGCGAGAGGCCAAGACCATCATGACCTATTCCGCACCACTCATCGTCACCTTTTTGTTGCAATACTCCATTAATGTCACCAGTATCTTTGCTGTTGGGCGTATTGGCAAGCTCGAACTTGGTGCTGTTTCAT TGGCCAATATGACCGCCGCTATTACTTGTCTGGCGCCTTTTCAGGGCCTTGCTACATCTCTTGACACTCTATGCGCGCAAGCATATGGATCTGGCCATAAGCACCTTGTTGGGCTTCAGTTTCAGCGAATGACTTGTTTCTTGTTCGTGCTCGGTTTCCCTGTCGCTGTTCTGTGGTGGTTTTCCGAAGGTATCATTAGAGCCATTGTCCCAGAACCCGAATCGGCAAAGCTTGCTGGCATGTATCTCAGGGTCATGATCTTCAGCATTCCGGGATTCATCCTGTTCGAGGGTGGTAAGCGATTTactcaagctcaaggtctCTTCCGCGCTACGACTTATGTTCTCCTGATTGTTGCACCCTTCAACGTCTTCCTCAGTTGGCTCTTGGTTTGGAAGTTGCAATGGGGTTTCATTGGAGCCCCTACAGCTGTGGCCATCAGTAACAACCTTCTCCccatatttcttttcttgtaTGTCCGCTTCGTGGATGGACGACAATGCTGGGGTGGTTTTAGTCGACGGGCTCTCAGCAACTGGTGGATCATGATTCGACTTGCTCTGCCGGGTATGATCATGGTCGAGGCAGAGTGGCTGGCATTCGAGATCCTCACGCTCCTCTCCAGTCGATTTGGGCCCGAGTATCTTGCTGCTCAGAGTGTGGTGACAACCATCACAACACTTTCATACGAGATTCCATTCCCTATGTCGATTGCTGCCTCAACTCGTATTGCCAACTTGATTGGTGCTGGCCTTGTTGAACCTGCCAAGATGACTGGTGTCGTG GCTTTTGTTGCTGCTTGTATCATTGGAATGTTCAACCTGACTATTTACACAACCATGCGCTATCAGCTACCGCTGTTGTTCACCAAGGACGACGATGTTATTGATCTTGTTGCAGCAGTCATGCCGATCGTGTCGGTTATGCAAGTCTTTGATGGTCTTGCAGCAGGTGCTCATGGACTGCTCCGAGGTATTGGAAAACAGTCGATTGGA
- a CDS encoding mediator complex, subunit Med21, whose amino-acid sequence MGDRLTQLQDAVDQLATQFVACLHYVNKRHDLETLGPNDKVREVKDAPKEVDSLPPDEFRAGMVELSQDLIVKEQQIEVLISSLPGLDNSEMDQERYIKELEEDLKIAEAQRQEAIKEKDQILSELDSVIRSIRRP is encoded by the exons ATGGGTGATCGATTAACACAATTGCAAGATGCTGTAGATCAG CTGGCCACACAGTTCGTTGCATGCCTTCACTATGTCAACAAGCGACATGACCTTGAAACACTTGGCCCTAATGACAAGGTTCGCGAAGTGAAAGATGCTCCAAAAGAAG TTGATTCACTTCCTCCAGATGAGTTTCGAGCGGGTATGGTAGAGTTGTCACAGGATCTTATTGTCAAAGAGCAGCAAATCGAGgtcctcatctcatctctccCCGGCTTAGACAACAGTGAGATGGATCAGGAGAGATACATCAAAGAGCTGGAGGAGGATTTGAAGATTGCTGAAGCCCAACGCCAAGAAGCAATCAAGGAGAAAGATCAGATTTTGTCTGAGCTTGACAGTGTTATTCGCAGCATACGACGACCATAA
- a CDS encoding Haloacid dehalogenase-like hydrolase-domain-containing protein: MYQLRPRVTALSSLKRFSKPLVASSLLLNSNLTPRYPHLANHNPSLNIQTHTKFNMGSTQDMNPGKPVLFFDIDNCLYPRINEGAKVHDIMAKLIDEYFSKHLEIPWDEAVKLHKEYYTNYGLAIEGLVRHHQIDPLDYNAKVDDALPLEGIIKPNPELRELLEDIDKSKVTVWLFTNAYVNHGKRVVRLLGIEDIFDGLTYCNYAEQPLLCKPDPRMYEKAMREAGVERVEDCYFVDDSALNCTEAKKFGWTAAHLVEEGVPAPKTPASQYQIQHLRELRNVYPQFFKSTSNKA, translated from the exons ATGTACCAATTACGACCACGTGTCACCGCATTATCATCATTGAAGCGCTTCTCAAAACCTTTAGTTGCCTCCTCTTTATTGCTCAACTCAAATCTTACACCTCGCTATCCTCACCTTGCCAACCACAACCCCAGCCTCAATATTCAGACTCATACCAAATTCAATATGGGCAGTACTCAGGACATGAACCCGGGAAAGCCGGTCCTATTCTT CGATATTGACAACTGCCTCTATCCGCGGA TAAATGAAGGCGCAAAAGTCCATGACATAATGGCCAAACTCATCGATGAGTACTTCTCTAAACACCTGGAGATTCCTTGGGATGAGGCAGTGAAACTGCACAAAGAGTATTACACCAACTACGGCCTCGCCATTGAGGGGTTGGTGCGCCATCACCAAATCGATCCTCTGGATTACAACGCCAAAGTGGACGATGCTTTACCCCTCGAAGGAATCATCAAGCCCAACCCTGAGCTACGCGAACTCCTAGAGGATATCGACAAGTCCAAGGTTACTGTGTGGCTTTTCACCAACGCCTATGTGAACCACGGGAAGAGAGTTGTTCGCCTCTTGGGCATCGAGGACATCTTCGATGGTCTCACATACTGCAACTATGCGGAACAACCATTACTCTGCAAGCCAGATCCCCGCATGTACGAGAAGGCCATGCGCGAGGCAGGCGTCGAGCGTGTGGAGGACTGTTACTTTGTTG ATGATTCTGCCTTGAACTGCACAGAAGCCAAGAAATTTGGTTGGACAGCAGCTCATCTCGTTGAGGAGGGAGTACCAGCTCCCAAAACCCCTGCTTCGCAATACCAAATCCAGCATCTGCGAGAGCTACGGAATGTCTACCCGCAGTTCTTCAAATCTACTTCAAACAAGGCATAG
- a CDS encoding acyl-CoA N-acyltransferase, with translation MTASGTVALFSPGQHGHLIPYLAAIHASCITHDRTIAEFLPPLSHEKLLAWWKERIAEVADGKRLIFILLNDCEPGARPNGSDVVGVVMLSMPSSETGPFRGVVEKLLVHKAFRGRGGARTLISALEAEATKRGRTILLLDTETGSPAEEVYKKLGYVELGQIPKYGLSPNGELKGGTFFWKHLTLQS, from the exons ATGACAGCTTCAGGAACAGTGGCCCTCTTCTCACCAGGGCAGCATGGGCACCTGATACCCTATCTTGCAGCCATTCATGCCTCCTGTATCACTCACGACCGAACTATCGCAGAATTCCTCCCGCCCCTATCTCACGAGAAACTTCTTGCTTGGTGGAAAGAGCGAATTGCAGAGGTGGCAGACGGAAAACGGCTCATATTCATTCTCCTGAACGACTGCGAACCCGGAGCTCGGCCGAACGGTTCCGATGTGGTGGGCGTTGTCATGCTAAGTATGCCCTCTTCAGAAACTGGCCCATTCCGCGGTGTCGTTGAAAAGCTTCTCGTCCATAAAGCTTTTCGCGGTCGAGGTGGTGCCAGAACTTTGATTTCTGCCCTCGAAGCTGAAGCGACCAAGCGTGGTCGAACTATTCTG CTTCTCGACACAGAGACCGGAAGCCCAGCAGAAGAGGTGTATAAAAAGCTTGGTTATGTCGAGCTTGGCCAGATCCCAAAATATGGTCTAAGTCCAAATGGAGAACTCAAGGGCGGTACCTTCTTTTGGAAACATCTAACGTTGCAGTCCTGA